Proteins encoded together in one Candidatus Xianfuyuplasma coldseepsis window:
- a CDS encoding nucleoside deaminase yields MNKYMKIAVEEAFTGMRKGDGGPFGAVIVKDGEIIAQAHNEVIKTNDPTMHAEINAIRQATKKLGRFDLSDCEIYSSCEPCPMCFAAIHWAKMKSLYFGASREDAADIGFDDQYIYDVINKTADHEQVHTRIIDCDHCNEPFKEWKQKEDKTQY; encoded by the coding sequence ATGAATAAATATATGAAAATAGCCGTAGAAGAAGCATTTACTGGAATGAGAAAAGGTGATGGTGGTCCGTTTGGAGCCGTCATCGTCAAGGATGGAGAAATCATTGCTCAAGCACATAATGAAGTGATTAAAACCAACGATCCAACCATGCATGCTGAAATCAATGCGATTCGCCAAGCGACGAAAAAACTGGGACGCTTTGATTTGTCGGACTGTGAAATATATTCGTCATGTGAACCCTGTCCGATGTGTTTTGCCGCCATTCATTGGGCAAAGATGAAAAGTCTCTATTTTGGTGCATCTCGTGAGGATGCTGCTGATATTGGTTTTGATGATCAATACATTTATGATGTGATTAATAAAACCGCAGATCATGAACAAGTTCATACGCGGATTATCGATTGTGATCATTGCAATGAACCGTTTAAAGAATGGAAACAAAAAGAGGATAAGACACAATACTAA
- a CDS encoding PLP-dependent cysteine synthase family protein, whose protein sequence is MSKIPFGPTYEEMLHPSKVDPAIRQQALQAKQQELDPMNLFNITWRNEDNQIHKIVLPKELTGVEANIVVLLGKYFPSGSHKVGPAYSTLIEGCVDQTIVPGEHTILGPSTGNFGIGVAYITNLMGYDSIVIMPDNMSKERYERIEKYGATLDLTPGTESDVILTLERTFELKKDPKNASLAQFELLPNYRFHRHVTGNSCIEAVKDIGNGRIAAFTSAVGSAGTIAAGDQIKQAFPEAKVIALEPYECSTLTNGGRGQHRIEGIGDKMCTLIHNVLNTDFVALIKDDDTIKGLKIIHDGIDILQEQGITKEQALVLQESFGPSGLCNIIGAIKMAKYLRLGPEDNVVTIATDGFDRYNSVLEDLERRYLETEDFVLRRWFNDIFRKIGEEDVFDFRSPQKKEQLFHQKEKDWLKFGYSKAYLDSMKDQSFWDQEYEKIKHYNELIKKLREKS, encoded by the coding sequence ATGAGTAAAATACCATTTGGACCTACCTATGAAGAGATGTTACACCCATCAAAAGTGGATCCAGCCATTCGTCAACAAGCACTACAAGCAAAACAACAAGAACTCGATCCGATGAACTTATTTAATATCACGTGGCGTAATGAAGACAATCAGATTCATAAGATTGTCTTGCCCAAAGAACTGACTGGGGTAGAGGCCAATATTGTCGTCTTATTAGGGAAGTATTTTCCATCGGGAAGTCACAAAGTCGGACCGGCGTATTCAACGCTTATTGAGGGATGTGTCGATCAGACCATTGTACCGGGTGAACATACGATTTTAGGACCATCAACCGGAAACTTCGGAATAGGTGTAGCGTATATCACCAATTTAATGGGGTATGATTCGATTGTTATTATGCCGGATAATATGTCCAAAGAACGCTATGAACGAATTGAAAAGTATGGAGCTACATTAGATTTAACCCCAGGGACAGAGAGTGACGTTATACTGACGTTGGAACGGACTTTTGAACTAAAGAAAGATCCCAAGAATGCCTCACTTGCCCAGTTTGAACTGTTGCCGAACTATCGATTCCATCGTCACGTTACAGGAAATAGCTGTATTGAAGCGGTGAAAGACATTGGTAATGGACGCATTGCTGCTTTTACAAGCGCCGTCGGTAGTGCGGGAACAATCGCAGCAGGTGATCAAATTAAGCAAGCATTCCCCGAAGCAAAAGTCATCGCATTAGAACCGTATGAGTGTTCTACACTAACCAATGGTGGCCGCGGGCAACACCGCATTGAAGGTATTGGTGATAAAATGTGTACCTTGATTCACAATGTGCTAAATACGGACTTTGTGGCCTTGATCAAAGATGATGATACGATTAAAGGATTGAAAATTATCCATGATGGTATCGATATCTTACAAGAACAGGGTATCACCAAGGAACAAGCACTTGTTTTACAAGAATCGTTTGGACCTTCAGGACTATGCAACATCATCGGGGCAATCAAAATGGCGAAGTATTTAAGACTCGGTCCTGAGGACAACGTTGTCACCATCGCAACCGATGGGTTTGATCGTTATAATAGTGTGTTAGAAGATTTGGAACGACGCTATCTCGAAACCGAAGATTTTGTCTTGCGACGTTGGTTTAATGATATCTTCCGTAAAATAGGTGAGGAAGATGTGTTTGACTTCCGTTCTCCACAAAAAAAGGAACAACTGTTCCATCAAAAAGAAAAAGATTGGCTCAAATTTGGCTACAGTAAAGCGTATTTGGATTCGATGAAGGATCAATCATTCTGGGATCAAGAATATGAAAAAATAAAGCATTATAACGAATTAATCAAGAAGTTGCGTGAAAAGTCATGA
- a CDS encoding (2Fe-2S)-binding protein, which yields MSKITFQLNHKDVTIDIDPTKRLLDVLRHDFKLTGPKEGCGEGECGACAVLLNDRVVNSCLVPVGTIMNQSVVTIEGLVASKQGQLLQAAYSKEGAVQCGFCTPGMLIASHGLLLQNPHPSDLDIKIGLSGNLCRCTGYNMIINAVKRAAKEGEGLW from the coding sequence ATGAGTAAAATTACCTTTCAACTAAATCATAAAGACGTCACCATTGACATCGATCCAACGAAACGATTGTTGGATGTTCTTCGTCATGATTTTAAACTCACCGGACCCAAAGAAGGATGCGGTGAAGGAGAATGCGGTGCTTGTGCGGTGTTGCTCAATGATCGGGTTGTCAACTCTTGTTTGGTTCCTGTTGGAACAATTATGAATCAATCCGTTGTGACGATCGAAGGTTTGGTTGCTAGTAAACAGGGGCAACTATTACAAGCGGCGTACAGTAAAGAAGGTGCTGTCCAATGTGGATTTTGCACACCGGGTATGTTAATTGCATCCCACGGATTGTTATTACAAAACCCTCATCCTAGTGATCTTGATATTAAAATTGGATTGTCCGGAAATCTTTGTCGTTGCACGGGCTACAATATGATTATTAATGCGGTGAAACGAGCCGCAAAAGAAGGTGAAGGATTATGGTAA
- the ade gene encoding adenine deaminase: MNHIIHSDIARGIKPAELVLKNAQIVNVFNQSIEIADIAIQDGIIVGIGDYSGTQEIDCSNQYVAPGFIDGHVHIESSMLTPSEFSKLVVPKGTTRVIADPHEIANVKGVKGLGFMLRSSLDTPLHVHIMIPSCVPATAFETAGASIDAEDIYNLHKREGILGLGEVMDYPGVIHGNKALLDKLSIMQDSIIDGHAPGVTNKDLNAYLLHHIKTDHECTTKAELDEKVSRGMYVHLREGSATRNVKALVPGITEKTSHRLLFCTDDKHPMDIVNEGHINYNVNLATSLGVDPLVAIQMATINIATCYQLSNVGAIAPGYVADLIVFDDVKNIQPTKVFIDGELVADHGTMLFETHKYDSIHVRDTVKFNMQDINLDLPLSSNRVKVMQLVENNVTTSQVIRDVTVKNGLYFNNPDDDILKIAVVERHHYTKNVGVGLLEGYGLKDGAIAMTIAHDSHNLIVVGDNDKDMLVAIKELRDHQGGITIVHDGHVIDTLPLEIAGIMTNEDYEVVQEKLHHLEQAALKLGVNTNVDDPFLTLAFMALPVIPDLKLTDKGLFDVVAFQPTTIEVNDDDVC; the protein is encoded by the coding sequence ATGAACCACATCATTCATAGTGACATTGCGCGTGGTATAAAACCAGCAGAATTGGTTTTAAAGAATGCCCAAATTGTCAATGTGTTCAATCAATCCATCGAAATAGCAGACATTGCGATACAAGATGGCATTATTGTCGGTATTGGGGACTATAGTGGAACTCAGGAAATCGATTGTAGTAATCAATACGTCGCTCCCGGTTTTATCGATGGTCATGTGCACATTGAATCAAGCATGCTAACGCCATCAGAGTTTTCGAAATTGGTGGTTCCGAAAGGAACAACTCGGGTCATTGCTGATCCTCATGAAATTGCCAATGTCAAGGGCGTGAAAGGACTGGGCTTCATGCTCAGAAGCAGTCTTGATACTCCACTACATGTTCACATCATGATTCCATCATGCGTACCAGCCACCGCTTTTGAGACAGCAGGGGCTTCCATTGATGCCGAAGACATCTACAATCTTCACAAACGTGAAGGAATTTTAGGCTTGGGTGAAGTTATGGATTATCCTGGTGTCATTCATGGAAACAAAGCGTTGCTTGATAAGCTGTCGATCATGCAAGATTCGATAATCGACGGACACGCTCCTGGAGTAACCAACAAAGACTTAAATGCCTATTTGTTACACCATATAAAAACCGATCATGAATGTACGACAAAAGCAGAACTTGATGAAAAAGTATCCCGCGGCATGTATGTTCATCTGCGCGAAGGTTCGGCGACAAGAAACGTTAAAGCATTGGTTCCTGGAATTACTGAAAAAACCAGTCATCGCCTACTATTTTGTACTGATGACAAACACCCAATGGACATTGTTAACGAAGGACATATCAACTATAACGTCAACCTTGCAACTTCGCTGGGTGTTGATCCGCTTGTTGCGATACAAATGGCAACGATTAATATCGCAACCTGCTATCAATTGTCTAACGTGGGCGCGATTGCCCCTGGTTATGTTGCCGATCTCATTGTATTTGATGATGTGAAAAACATTCAACCAACCAAAGTGTTCATTGACGGTGAACTAGTCGCCGACCACGGAACGATGTTGTTTGAAACCCATAAGTACGACAGTATTCATGTTCGCGATACCGTCAAGTTCAACATGCAAGACATCAATCTGGACTTACCGTTGTCTTCGAATCGCGTAAAAGTTATGCAGCTAGTAGAAAACAATGTGACAACCAGCCAAGTAATTCGGGACGTCACTGTGAAAAATGGTCTGTACTTTAATAATCCAGACGATGACATTTTAAAGATTGCTGTTGTCGAGCGACATCATTATACGAAAAATGTCGGTGTCGGGTTATTGGAAGGTTACGGTTTAAAAGATGGTGCCATTGCGATGACCATCGCACATGATTCCCATAATTTAATCGTTGTTGGAGACAACGACAAAGATATGCTCGTTGCGATCAAAGAATTGCGGGATCATCAAGGAGGTATCACGATTGTTCACGACGGACACGTAATCGATACCTTGCCACTTGAAATTGCTGGAATCATGACGAATGAAGACTATGAAGTCGTTCAAGAAAAACTCCATCATCTCGAACAAGCAGCATTGAAACTTGGTGTGAATACCAACGTAGATGATCCATTCTTAACTCTCGCTTTTATGGCGTTACCGGTTATCCCCGATTTGAAATTAACAGACAAAGGCTTATTTGACGTCGTTGCCTTTCAACCAACTACAATTGAGGTGAATGACGATGACGTATGTTAA
- a CDS encoding iron chaperone, with translation MTVFDDFLLAIDNPTHRQKLHDVFDWIHETYPKLVGEIKWNQPMFTHHGTFIIAFSVAKKHFSIAPEKATMIAFKERIDASGYGQSMMLFRIKWTDEIDYPLLRDMIDTNIREKAETTSFWR, from the coding sequence ATGACTGTATTTGATGATTTTTTATTGGCAATCGACAATCCAACGCATCGACAAAAACTTCATGATGTATTTGATTGGATACACGAAACCTATCCAAAGCTCGTTGGTGAAATCAAATGGAATCAGCCAATGTTCACCCACCACGGCACTTTTATCATTGCGTTTAGTGTCGCCAAAAAACACTTCAGCATCGCACCGGAAAAAGCAACAATGATCGCTTTTAAAGAACGGATCGATGCATCGGGTTACGGACAGAGCATGATGTTGTTTCGGATTAAATGGACCGATGAAATCGACTATCCATTACTGAGAGATATGATTGATACGAATATTCGTGAAAAAGCAGAAACAACTAGTTTCTGGCGTTAA
- the thrC gene encoding threonine synthase produces MTYVNGYQCTLCHTTFSNEKPLNTCPNCGDTGILDVRYDYNQIQQTFTKETLANNSDATMLRYLPLLPIEPPKQPYLQVGNTPLYPSTSIGPAHGLNHLYFKDETVNPTASLKDRASLIACLRAIEEGQNTVCCSSTGNAASSLAGNAAKCGLESVIFVPKRAPIGKLTQLVMYGSRVIQVQGDYKQTFELSQQAIDTYNMYNRNAAINPHLVEGKKTVALEIAEQLEFSPIDYVYVSVGDGCTIGGVYKGFYDFKQLGFIDTIPKIIGVQAEGCAPLYDAFFNQKDVEETTEDTFADSIAVGKPRNPIKALQAVTKSKGTFLTVRDQEIKDAMILLGKSEGIFAEPAGATALAGLIKHQRQGVIQKDDVIVVLITGNGLKDPNSVADIVQDKLFQINPSEAHSMKDNPTIEGFLHTIHTRGERHE; encoded by the coding sequence ATGACGTATGTTAACGGATATCAGTGTACCTTATGCCATACAACATTTTCCAATGAGAAACCACTCAATACATGTCCAAACTGTGGGGATACGGGGATATTAGACGTCCGATACGATTACAATCAAATCCAACAGACGTTTACAAAAGAAACATTGGCAAATAACTCAGATGCGACGATGCTTCGATATTTACCATTACTGCCGATTGAACCACCAAAACAACCGTATTTACAGGTGGGAAACACCCCACTGTATCCTTCAACATCCATCGGACCTGCACACGGGTTAAACCATCTTTATTTTAAGGATGAAACTGTCAATCCGACGGCGTCTTTAAAAGATCGAGCGAGTTTAATCGCATGTTTGCGAGCCATCGAAGAAGGACAAAACACCGTCTGTTGTAGTTCAACCGGAAATGCGGCATCATCACTTGCAGGAAATGCCGCAAAATGTGGTTTAGAGTCCGTCATTTTTGTACCCAAACGAGCACCGATTGGGAAGTTGACACAACTCGTTATGTACGGCAGTCGTGTTATTCAAGTACAAGGTGATTACAAGCAAACATTTGAATTGTCACAACAAGCGATTGACACGTATAATATGTACAATCGCAATGCAGCGATTAATCCCCATCTGGTCGAAGGAAAGAAAACAGTGGCACTAGAAATTGCCGAACAACTGGAGTTTTCACCAATTGATTATGTCTATGTATCCGTTGGTGATGGGTGCACGATTGGTGGCGTATATAAAGGATTCTATGACTTTAAGCAACTAGGCTTCATCGACACAATTCCAAAAATCATCGGTGTTCAAGCCGAAGGCTGTGCCCCATTATACGATGCCTTTTTCAATCAAAAAGACGTTGAAGAAACCACGGAAGATACCTTTGCCGATTCCATAGCAGTTGGAAAACCACGTAATCCAATCAAAGCCTTACAAGCCGTTACGAAGAGTAAAGGAACATTTCTCACCGTACGTGATCAAGAGATCAAAGATGCAATGATTCTTCTCGGAAAAAGCGAAGGAATCTTTGCGGAACCTGCAGGGGCAACAGCCCTAGCAGGTCTCATCAAACATCAGCGACAAGGTGTGATACAAAAGGATGATGTAATTGTCGTTCTCATCACCGGAAACGGGTTGAAAGACCCAAATAGTGTTGCTGATATTGTACAAGACAAATTATTTCAGATAAATCCATCTGAAGCGCATAGTATGAAGGACAATCCAACCATAGAAGGGTTCTTACATACAATACATACAAGAGGTGAAAGACATGAGTAA
- a CDS encoding ornithine carbamoyltransferase, with the protein MKPLFKGKHFITLEDWKRDEIDTLLKVSKELKTKFYNNEETDYLKNKTSFLMFFEQSTRTRNSMEAGIAQLGGHANFLDTSTMQISHGESAKDTAVILSSYGHGIACRNCFWEIGNKFLNDMAKHSTVPIMNLQCDLYHPMQGLADLMTIQEYHPDTSHLKVSIIWAYATSHKKPISVPLTQILLFPRYGMDVTLAYPEGYDLPDWAIAQAKQHAKDHNGSFRITHNMEEAYTDADIVIPKNWGSWVNNQSNEVVDDLLESYKSWKCTEEMMALAKPTVHYMHALPADRGNEVEDSVIDGPHSIVYPEAENRLHTAKAVMVMTMGDK; encoded by the coding sequence ATGAAACCATTATTTAAAGGAAAACACTTCATCACCCTCGAAGATTGGAAAAGGGATGAAATTGATACCTTGCTCAAGGTATCGAAAGAGCTAAAAACAAAATTTTACAACAATGAGGAGACGGACTATCTAAAGAATAAAACATCGTTTCTTATGTTCTTTGAACAATCGACACGAACGCGTAATTCCATGGAAGCCGGAATTGCACAACTCGGAGGACATGCGAATTTCTTAGATACATCGACAATGCAAATATCCCATGGAGAAAGTGCCAAAGATACAGCAGTTATCTTGTCATCCTATGGACATGGAATTGCTTGCCGTAATTGCTTCTGGGAGATTGGAAACAAGTTCTTAAATGATATGGCGAAACATTCTACTGTGCCGATTATGAACTTGCAATGTGACTTGTATCATCCAATGCAGGGACTCGCTGATTTAATGACGATTCAGGAATATCATCCCGATACATCACACCTTAAAGTATCGATCATTTGGGCATACGCTACGTCACATAAAAAACCAATTAGTGTACCGTTAACCCAAATTTTGCTGTTTCCGCGATATGGGATGGATGTTACGCTCGCTTATCCGGAAGGATACGATTTACCGGACTGGGCGATTGCACAAGCGAAACAACATGCCAAAGACCATAATGGGTCATTCCGGATTACACATAATATGGAAGAAGCCTATACCGATGCGGATATTGTCATTCCGAAAAACTGGGGTAGTTGGGTGAACAACCAATCCAATGAAGTTGTCGATGACTTGCTCGAGTCGTATAAGTCTTGGAAATGTACAGAAGAGATGATGGCACTTGCGAAACCAACCGTTCATTACATGCATGCTTTACCAGCAGACCGTGGCAATGAAGTGGAAGATTCGGTGATTGATGGACCCCATTCCATTGTCTATCCTGAAGCGGAGAACCGGCTTCATACGGCAAAAGCTGTCATGGTGATGACTATGGGGGATAAATAG
- a CDS encoding YgeY family selenium metabolism-linked hydrolase yields MITIPYDKIQERAEFYKHDITAFLRDMIAIPSESCNEEQVILRIKQEMEHVGFDRIEIDPMGNILGYLGHGDHLIAMDAHIDTVGVGESANWIHDPYQGHEDGDIIYGRGGSDQEGGMASMVYAAKIINDLDLHGNYTLLITGTVQEEDCDGLCWQYIIEEDHIKPEFVVITEPTSLNIYRGHRGRMEINVAVGGVSCHGSAPERGDNAIFKMAPILLELQQLHPQLKDDPFLGKGSLTVSEIMYSSPSRCAVADGCSISIDRRLTHGETYESALEEIRALPSVQKANAVVTMYDYMRPSYTGLVYPTKAFFPTWVLPENHVVCQATVKAYQELFKLPPKVDKWTFSTNAVSIMGRYHIPCIGFGPGHEEEAHAPNERTWKSELVAAAAMYASIPLTYLNTLSKETL; encoded by the coding sequence ATGATCACGATTCCATACGATAAAATTCAAGAACGAGCGGAGTTTTATAAGCATGATATCACGGCATTCCTTCGGGACATGATCGCGATTCCCAGTGAGAGTTGTAACGAAGAGCAGGTTATTTTGCGAATCAAACAAGAAATGGAACACGTGGGATTTGATCGGATTGAGATTGATCCGATGGGAAATATATTAGGGTATCTTGGTCATGGCGATCATTTGATTGCAATGGATGCCCACATCGACACCGTTGGTGTTGGTGAGAGTGCAAATTGGATCCACGATCCCTATCAAGGCCATGAAGATGGCGACATCATCTATGGTCGTGGTGGTAGTGATCAAGAAGGTGGAATGGCATCAATGGTGTATGCCGCCAAGATTATTAATGATTTGGATTTACATGGAAATTATACCCTTCTCATTACGGGAACTGTTCAAGAAGAAGATTGCGATGGATTATGCTGGCAGTACATTATTGAAGAAGACCATATCAAGCCAGAATTTGTCGTGATTACCGAACCAACCAGTCTCAACATTTATCGTGGCCATCGTGGACGGATGGAGATAAACGTTGCTGTTGGTGGAGTCAGTTGTCATGGAAGTGCACCAGAACGAGGAGATAACGCGATCTTTAAAATGGCACCAATTTTACTCGAGTTACAACAATTACATCCTCAATTGAAGGATGACCCATTTTTAGGTAAGGGAAGTTTAACTGTATCGGAAATTATGTATTCATCCCCTTCGCGGTGTGCCGTTGCAGATGGTTGTTCGATTTCGATTGATCGCCGTTTAACGCATGGCGAAACATACGAAAGTGCGTTGGAAGAGATTCGTGCATTACCGTCGGTACAAAAGGCCAACGCAGTCGTTACAATGTATGATTACATGCGACCATCCTATACCGGACTTGTGTATCCGACTAAAGCCTTTTTCCCAACCTGGGTACTACCAGAGAATCACGTTGTCTGTCAGGCAACTGTCAAAGCATATCAAGAACTGTTTAAATTACCACCAAAAGTTGATAAATGGACCTTTTCAACCAATGCCGTATCGATTATGGGACGTTACCATATTCCCTGTATTGGTTTTGGTCCTGGGCATGAAGAAGAAGCTCATGCCCCGAACGAACGAACCTGGAAGAGTGAGTTGGTTGCTGCAGCGGCAATGTATGCGAGCATTCCCTTAACTTATCTCAATACGTTATCAAAGGAGACGCTATGA
- the mscL gene encoding large conductance mechanosensitive channel protein MscL — MKKFFNEFKKFISKGNVMDLAVAFIIGVSFKAIVTSLVNDLIMPLVSLVVGEQGFGNYKYVITAADEANGIVENAIYYGRFIQSVLDFFIVAFVVFLMVRTINDVKDALDGEEEIAVAAAPPKPTTEDILLDIKQLLIEQKK; from the coding sequence ATGAAAAAATTCTTTAATGAATTCAAGAAATTCATCAGCAAGGGCAACGTTATGGATTTGGCAGTTGCATTCATCATTGGTGTATCGTTTAAAGCCATTGTAACAAGTTTGGTAAACGACCTAATTATGCCACTTGTCAGTCTTGTTGTTGGGGAACAAGGATTCGGTAATTACAAGTATGTGATTACCGCAGCCGATGAAGCCAATGGTATCGTTGAAAATGCTATTTACTACGGCCGATTTATTCAGAGTGTTCTCGACTTCTTCATTGTCGCATTTGTGGTATTCTTAATGGTACGAACGATAAACGATGTCAAAGATGCCCTCGATGGTGAAGAAGAAATCGCAGTTGCAGCTGCACCACCAAAACCAACTACAGAAGACATTTTACTCGATATTAAACAACTCTTGATTGAACAAAAAAAATAA
- a CDS encoding FAD binding domain-containing protein, whose protein sequence is MVKHYLPTTLEEALSLLDTHSLDIIAGGTDLMVQRRRWANTVPDFEGTMNIMHIPKLQEIDVTNGVMHIGSTVSLTDIYAHPDTPQILHDAIAEIASPALRNLATIAGNIGNASPAGDTLPILYLLDAKIVVQSLHNKRILPIEAVITGPRKTTIQPNEIIVEIQVPLLSFTTHSFVKVGGRKADAISKLSFAAVTTIKHSIISDIRICFGAIAPTVVRSREIEQQLIGLTIPEVHHQLMTIKTQYNALIHPIDDQRSNQHYRRHVAMNLLEDYIQSL, encoded by the coding sequence ATGGTAAAACATTATCTTCCCACAACGTTAGAAGAAGCTCTATCGTTACTCGATACGCATTCACTTGATATCATAGCCGGTGGTACCGATCTCATGGTTCAACGTCGTCGTTGGGCGAACACGGTTCCTGATTTTGAAGGAACCATGAACATCATGCATATTCCAAAACTTCAAGAAATAGATGTTACGAATGGCGTTATGCATATTGGTTCAACTGTATCCTTAACGGACATTTACGCCCATCCTGATACGCCGCAGATTTTACATGATGCGATTGCAGAAATTGCCTCCCCTGCGTTGCGGAACCTCGCAACAATTGCGGGAAATATTGGGAATGCTTCTCCAGCAGGAGATACGTTGCCAATCCTCTATCTTCTCGATGCGAAAATCGTCGTTCAAAGTCTTCATAACAAACGGATTTTACCGATCGAAGCAGTTATTACGGGACCTCGTAAAACGACGATTCAACCCAATGAAATCATTGTTGAAATTCAAGTTCCACTTCTGTCCTTTACGACGCATTCATTTGTCAAAGTCGGAGGTCGTAAAGCCGATGCGATAAGTAAACTATCGTTTGCAGCGGTAACGACGATTAAGCATTCGATTATTTCAGACATACGCATCTGTTTTGGTGCTATTGCACCAACGGTTGTTCGCAGTCGAGAAATCGAACAACAATTGATAGGATTAACCATACCAGAAGTTCACCACCAACTCATGACTATTAAAACGCAATACAATGCGTTGATTCATCCGATTGATGACCAACGTTCAAATCAACACTATCGCCGTCATGTGGCGATGAATCTACTAGAGGACTACATCCAATCTCTATAA
- the plsY gene encoding glycerol-3-phosphate 1-O-acyltransferase PlsY, with the protein MIYALLFLASYLVGHINPAILVSRWRRGIDIREINSKNAGTSNVTMTIGYRWGIFVLLMDILKGLVPALIVRLVYPENDILWFVSGLGAILGHIYPVLYQFKGGKGTATFGGVLFATVPLYAVGLLLLFALVLYLTDYIALSTLVAIVLTPIVLYLMGFHWISVLLMLVFSFISFSKHFENYRRIWNKEEVGLRKFHRNKDQIRVEKNTQ; encoded by the coding sequence ATGATTTATGCACTCCTATTTCTCGCAAGTTATTTGGTTGGCCATATTAATCCAGCTATTTTAGTTAGCCGTTGGCGACGTGGGATTGATATCCGTGAGATTAACAGTAAAAATGCCGGGACATCGAATGTTACGATGACGATTGGCTATCGATGGGGAATCTTTGTCCTGTTGATGGATATTTTAAAGGGATTGGTTCCTGCTTTGATTGTTCGGCTTGTCTATCCCGAGAATGATATCTTATGGTTTGTCAGTGGACTAGGGGCGATTTTGGGACATATATACCCGGTATTATATCAATTTAAAGGTGGTAAAGGAACCGCAACGTTCGGTGGTGTGTTATTTGCAACCGTACCACTGTATGCAGTGGGATTGTTATTATTGTTCGCCCTTGTATTATATTTAACCGATTACATTGCGTTATCGACATTGGTGGCGATTGTGCTTACACCAATCGTATTGTACCTTATGGGCTTTCATTGGATCTCCGTGTTGTTGATGCTGGTATTTTCATTTATATCATTTAGTAAACATTTTGAAAACTATCGTCGTATTTGGAACAAAGAGGAAGTGGGACTGCGTAAGTTCCATCGAAATAAAGATCAAATTCGCGTTGAAAAAAACACCCAGTAA